CAGAAAATGTTCAAAAAGGGCTATCTTTATTGAAAGATAAAATAGATGAACCAATTGCAACAAAAAAATTTACATTAGTTGATGATCCTTTTGTAGAAGGAGGATTTAATACTAGTCCTTTTGATGGAGAAGGTACAGCTACTTATTGCAAGAAAATAATAGATGAAGGTATGCTAAAGACCTATCTATATAATTGGAAAACAGCTTTAAAAGATGGAGTAGAGTCTACTGGAAATGGGCATAGAAATTCCTATAAATCTTCTATATCTACTTCTACTACCAATCTATATGTAGAAAAAGGAGATAAATCTTTAGAAGAGATATTAAAAACCATAGATCAAGGAGTTATGATTATTGATGTTCAAGGATTGCATTCAGGGTTAAATCCAGTTTCTGGTGACTATTCCTTACCAGCTCATGGATATGAAATAGAAAATGGAAAAATAAAAAGACCTATAAATCAAATAACAATAGCCGGAAATTTTTTTGAAACATTAATGGATATTGAAGAAGTAGGTAATGATTTTAAATTTGGTATGAATGGCGTAGGTTCTCCAAGTATAAAGATAAAAAAATTAGCTGTATCGGGAGAATAAATTTATGGGGCAGTGGGACAGTTCTCTCTGTCCCACTATCCCATTTCCCTAAAAAATAGGATGACAAATTTCATAAAAAGTAGTATATTATAATTATGATTAAAATTATTTAGGCCAATATAGCTCAGTTGGTAGAGCAGCAGTTTCGTAAACTGCAGGTCAAGGGTTCGAGCCCCTTTATTGGCTCCAATTCTGGGACAGAGAGATGATTCTCCCTGTCCTTAAATTATATAAAGGCATATAAATAGAAAGGTTGAAATTATGTTTAAATTTATTCATAAAGGAAGGGTTATTAGAGTTCTTTTATTGTTGATTAGTATATTATATATGTGGTTCATGTACATTGATATATATGATATTCAAAGCTGTATATCTTCAGATAAGTTGAAATTTTTATCTATGATTCTCATATTTGTTATATCTATTCTTGCAAAAAAAGATGTATTAAATCATAAAGATCTTCACCTACTTCAAATTGGATTATTTATTACTGTAATTGCAGATTTGTTTCTGTTGGTTTTGAATAACCATTACATATTAGGAATTTCATTGTTTTCCATAGTGCAGATAATATATATAATCAGATATAAATGTGGGGATATTAAGTTTGTTATTAGAAAATTTGTAGTGATATTTATTAGCTTGCTTATCATATATTTTATGGTAAACAAACTAGTGATGAAGTTTGATTTTATATGGGTAATGGGAGTTTTTTATGCTTATTGTTTAATAAGTAGTGTAGTTGAGGCATTTAAGGTATATAGATATAAAAGATATCCTAAGCCTAATTGTTATATGATACTTATAGGCATGATATTGTTTTTATTGTGTGATATAAATGTTGCAATATATAATATTTTTAATGAAGGTTTATTATATAGTATTTCTTCAGTATCTATGTGGCTATTTTATTTGCCTTCTCAAGTGTTATTATCTTTAAGTGGATATGATTATAAGTTTTTATGATACAATAAAATAAGTACTATTTATTTAAAATAGTAAGTAGCTATAAAGGAGGAAATACATTGGTTAAGAAATATATAATGGCATTAGATCAGGGTACAACTAGTTCTAGAGCTATAATATTTAATTATAATGGTGAAATAATTCAAATGGCACAAAAGGAGTTTACTCAATATTACCCTAAAGCAGGTTGGGTGGAACATGATCCCATGGAAATATGGGGGACCCAATCAGGAGTTTTGAGGGAAGTTTTAGAGACAGCAGGTATTAGACCCAATGAAATTGCAGCTATAGGAATTACAAATCAAAGAGAAACTACTGTAGTATGGGATAAGAATACGGGAAAGCCTATTTATAATGCCATAGTTTGGCAATGTAGA
This portion of the Keratinibaculum paraultunense genome encodes:
- a CDS encoding lysoplasmalogenase family protein, encoding MFKFIHKGRVIRVLLLLISILYMWFMYIDIYDIQSCISSDKLKFLSMILIFVISILAKKDVLNHKDLHLLQIGLFITVIADLFLLVLNNHYILGISLFSIVQIIYIIRYKCGDIKFVIRKFVVIFISLLIIYFMVNKLVMKFDFIWVMGVFYAYCLISSVVEAFKVYRYKRYPKPNCYMILIGMILFLLCDINVAIYNIFNEGLLYSISSVSMWLFYLPSQVLLSLSGYDYKFL